One part of the Arabidopsis thaliana chromosome 1 sequence genome encodes these proteins:
- the RDR1 gene encoding RNA-dependent RNA polymerase 1 (RNA-dependent RNA polymerase 1 (RDR1); CONTAINS InterPro DOMAIN/s: RNA-dependent RNA polymerase, eukaryotic-type (InterPro:IPR007855); BEST Arabidopsis thaliana protein match is: RNA-dependent RNA polymerase 2 (TAIR:AT4G11130.1); Has 638 Blast hits to 623 proteins in 115 species: Archae - 0; Bacteria - 2; Metazoa - 73; Fungi - 286; Plants - 205; Viruses - 2; Other Eukaryotes - 70 (source: NCBI BLink).) — protein sequence MGKTIQVFGFPNGVSAEEVKKFLERLTGSGTVYAIKVRQPKKGGPRVYAIVQFTSERHTRLIITAAAERLYYGRSYLKAFEVEQDIVPKPRASLHTISGLKMFFGCQVSTKKFLTLWSAQDVCVSFGIGMRKLHFSFSWYQKDYRLELSYENIWQIDLHSPQGRSSKFLVIQVIGAPKIFEKEDQPINLLFGIMDFYSDGSDEQWIRTTDFTSSSCIGQSTAFCLELPVHLNVPDFRENFANYAEHRASSFLIESGSSYSSNANTLVPVVDPPPGFSLPFEILFKLNTLVQNACLSGPALDLDFYRLLNQKKYDRALIDHCLEKLFHLGECCYEPAHWLRDEYKKWISKGKLPLSPTISLDDGLVYMYRVQVTPARVYFSGPEVNVSNRVLRHYSKYINNFLRVSFVDEDLEKVRSMDLSPRSSTQRRTKLYDRIYSVLRDGIVIGDKKFEFLAFSSSQLRENSAWMFAPIDRITAAHIRAWMGDFDHIRNVAKYAARLGQSFSSSRETLNVRSDEIEVIPDVEIISLGTRYVFSDGIGKISAEFARKVARKCGLTEFSPSAFQIRYGGYKGVVAVDPNSSKKLSLRKSMSKFESENTKLDVLAWSKYQPCYMNRQLITLLSTLGVTDSVFEKKQREVVDRLDAILTHPLEAHEALGLMAPGENTNILKALILCGYKPDAEPFLSMMLQNFRASKLLELRTKTRIFISGGRSMMGCLDETRTLEYGQVVVQYSDPMRPGRRFIITGPVVVAKNPCLHPGDVRVLQAVNVPALNHMVDCVVFPQKGLRPHPNECSGSDLDGDIYFVCWDQELVPPRTSEPMDYTPEPTQILDHDVTIEEVEEYFANYIVNDSLGIIANAHTAFADKEPLKAFSDPCIELAKKFSTAVDFPKTGVAAVIPQHLYVKEYPDFMEKPDKPTYESKNVIGKLFREVKERAPPLISIKSFTLDVASKSYDKDMEVDGFEEYVDEAFYQKANYDFKLGNLMDYYGIKTEAEILSGGIMRMSKSFTKRRDAESIGRAVRALRKETLSLFNASEEEENESAKASAWYHVTYHSSYWGLYNEGLNRDHFLSFAWCVYDKLVRIKKTNLGRRQRQETLERLDHVLRFG from the exons ATGGGGAAGACAATTCAAGTGTTTGGATTCCCTAATGGTGTGAGCGCAGAAGAAGTTAAGAAGTTTCTTGAAAGACTCACTGGTTCAGGCACTGTTTACGCAATCAAAGTTAGACAACCAAAGAAAGGTGGTCCAAGAGTCTATGCCATTGTTCAATTCACATCTGAGAGACATACGAGGCTGATCATCACTGCGGCAGCAGAACGTCTTTACTATGGAAGATCTTATCTCAAGGCTTTTGAAGTTGAACAAGACATTGTTCCAAAGCCAAGAGCTTCATTACACACCATCTCTGGTTTAAAGATGTTCTTTGGATGTCAAGTCTCGACTAAGAAGTTTTTAACTCTATGGAGTGCTCAAGATGTTTGTGTCTCGTTTGGAATTGGGATGAGGAAACTGcatttttcgttttcttggTATCAAAAGGATTATCGTCTTGAGCTTTCGTATGAGAATATATGGCAGATTGATTTGCATTCTCCGCAAGGACGATCATCGAAGTTTCTTGTGATTCAGGTGATTGGTGCtcctaaaatatttgagaaaGAGGATCAACCTATCAATCTTTTGTTTGGAATAATGGATTTTTACAGTGATGGGTCTGATGAGCAATGGATTAGAACTACAGATttcacttcatcttcttgtatTGGTCAATCAACAGCGTTTTGTTTAGAGCTTCCTGTTCATCTTAATGTTCCTGATTTCAGAGAGAATTTTGCCAACTATGCAGAGCACAGAGCCAGCTCTTTTCTCATTGAATCTGGTTCTAGCTATTCATCTAATGCTAACACACTTGTTCCTGTTGTTGATCCTCCTCCAGGGTTTAGTTTGCCTTTTGAGATCTTGTTTAAACTTAACACATTGGTGCAGAACGCGTGTCTCTCCGGGCCAGCTCTTGATCTTGACTTTTATCGGTTGCTTAAtcagaaaaaatatgataGAGCTCTCATAGATCACTGTCTTGAAAAACTCTTTCACCTTGGAGAATGTTGCTATGAGCCTGCTCATTGGCTTCGCGATGAGTACAAGAAGTGGATATCGAAAGGAAAGCTTCCACTGTCTCCTACAATATCTCTTGATGATGGACTTGTTTATATGTATCGCGTTCAAGTTACACCAGCAAGAGTCTATTTCTCTGGACCGGAGGTGAATGTTTCTAATCGTGTGCTTCGACATTACTCCAAGTATATCAACAACTTCCTCAGGGTCTCATTTGTTGATGAAGATCTTGAAAAGGTTCGTTCCATGGATCTATCTCCACGCTCTTCTACTCAAAGAAGAACCAAGTTATACGACAGGATATATTCTGTTCTTCGCGATGGGATTGTCATAGGCGATAAGAAGTTTGAGTTTCTCGCCTTTTCTTCCAGCCAGTTGCGGGAGAACTCTGCTTGGATGTTTGCACCAATAGATCGGATTACAGCAGCACATATCAGAGCTTGGATGGGtgattttgaccatataaGAAATGTAGCTAAATATGCTGCAAGGCTTGGTCAATCTTTTAGCTCTTCAAGAGAGACACTTAATGTTAGGAGTGATGAGATTGAAGTGATTCCTGATGTTGAGATTATATCTTTAGGGACACGCTATGTGTTTTCCGATGGAATAGGAAAGATATCAGCTGAATTTGCTAGAAAGGTAGCGAGGAAATGTGGTCTTACAGAGTTTTCTCCATCTGCTTTTCAAATCCGTTATGGCGGTTATAAAGGAGTGGTGGCTGTTGATCCAAACTCATCAAAGAAACTGTCTCTGAGGAAGAGTATGAGCAAATTCGAATCGGAGAACACCAAGCTTGATGTTCTGGCGTGGAGCAAGTACCAACCTTGTTATATGAACAGACAACTGATTACACTTTTGTCTACTCTTGGAGTTACGGACAGTGTgtttgagaagaaacaaagggAAGTTGTGGATCGTCTCGACGCAATCTTGACTCATCCTTTGGAAGCTCACGAGGCTCTTGGTTTAATGGCTCCAGGGGAAAACACAAATATTCTCAAGGCATTGATCTTGTGTGGCTATAAACCTGACGCTGAACCTTTCCTTTCAATGATGCTTCAGAATTTCAGGGCATCTAAGTTGTTGGAACTACGGACAAAAACAAGGATTTTCATTTCTGGTGGAAGATCTATGATGGGATGCCTAGACGAGACCAGAACACTGGAGTATGGTCAGGTAGTAGTGCAGTATTCAGATCCCATGAGGCCGGGAAGGCGATTCATCATCACCGGACCTGTTGTTGTTGCCAAAAACCCATGCCTGCATCCTGGTGACGTGCGTGTTCTTCAAGCTGTCAATGTCCCAGCTTTAAATCATATGGTGGACTGCGTTGTGTTCCCGCAAAAGGGCTTGAG GCCACACCCAAATGAATGTTCTGGGAGTGATTTAGATGGAGATATTTACTTTGTATGTTGGGATCAAGAATTGGTTCCGCCAAGAACGTCTGAACCAATGGACTACACTCCTGAACCAACTCAAATCTTGGATCATGATGTCACAATTGAg GAAGTTGAAGAGTACTTTGCGAACTACATTGTGAATGATAGTTTAGGGATCATCGCGAATGCTCATACCGCCTTTGCGGATAAGGAACCACTCAAGGCGTTTAGTGACCCATGCATTGAGCTTGCAAAGAAGTTTTCAACTGCGGTAGATTTCCCAAAAACTGGTGTTGCAGCTGTGATACCGCAACATCTTTACGTGAAAGAGTATCCTGATTTCATGGAGAAACCGGATAAGCCAACATATGAGTCGAAGAACGTGATTGGTAAGCTTTTTAGAGAGGTAAAAGAGCGAGCTCCACCGTTGATCTCGATCAAATCATTCACGCTTGATGTGGCCTCAAAGTCTTATGATAAAGACATGGAAGTTGACGGATTTGAGGAGTATGTTGATGAAGCTTTCTACCAGAAGGCGAATTATGATTTCAAGTTAGGTAATTTGATGGATTACTATGGGATTAAGACTGAGGCTGAGATTCTTAGTGGTGGTATAATGAGGATGTCAAAGTCATTCACCAAGAGACGAGATGCAGAATCGATTGGAAGAGCGGTTCGGGCGTTGAGGAAAGAAACTTTGTCGTTGTTCAAtgcttctgaagaagaagaaaatgagtcAGCAAAGGCTTCGGCTTGGTATCATGTAACGTACCACTCAAGTTACTGGGGACTTTATAATGAGGGTTTGAATCGTGACCATTTCTTAAGTTTTGCGTGGTGCGTTTATGATAAGCTTGTGAGGATCAAGAAGACCAATCTTGGGAGGCGTCAGCGGCAGGAGACGCTCGAGCGGTTAGACCATGTTCTGCGTTTcggttga
- a CDS encoding S locus-related glycoprotein 1 (SLR1) binding pollen coat protein family (S locus-related glycoprotein 1 (SLR1) binding pollen coat protein family; LOCATED IN: endomembrane system; CONTAINS InterPro DOMAIN/s: S locus-related glycoprotein 1 binding pollen coat (InterPro:IPR010851); Has 35333 Blast hits to 34131 proteins in 2444 species: Archae - 798; Bacteria - 22429; Metazoa - 974; Fungi - 991; Plants - 531; Viruses - 0; Other Eukaryotes - 9610 (source: NCBI BLink).), with product MRNLINFAVLIMTIFIVSASGARETRMMEQTCPVFWPMVPCDANKCEQMCRDYYGSVPSYCNRIGTPIAECACSLTPC from the exons atGAGAAACCTCATAAATTTCGCTGTTCTTATCATGACCATCTTCATCGTTTCAGCCTCAG GTGCGAGAGAGACGAGAATGATGGAACAAACTTGCCCCGTTTTCTGGCCAATGGTTCCATGCGATGCTAACAAATGCGAACAAATGTGTCGCGATTATTACGGTTCTGTTCCCTCTTACTGTAATAGAATCGGAACTCCAATTGCTGAATGCGCCTGTAGTCTTACACCATGTTAA
- a CDS encoding RING/FYVE/PHD zinc finger superfamily protein (RING/FYVE/PHD zinc finger superfamily protein; FUNCTIONS IN: zinc ion binding; INVOLVED IN: biological_process unknown; LOCATED IN: cellular_component unknown; EXPRESSED IN: 13 plant structures; EXPRESSED DURING: 7 growth stages; CONTAINS InterPro DOMAIN/s: Zinc finger, PHD-type, conserved site (InterPro:IPR019786), Zinc finger, FYVE/PHD-type (InterPro:IPR011011); BEST Arabidopsis thaliana protein match is: RING/FYVE/PHD zinc finger superfamily protein (TAIR:AT1G68030.1); Has 95 Blast hits to 84 proteins in 31 species: Archae - 0; Bacteria - 0; Metazoa - 18; Fungi - 12; Plants - 59; Viruses - 0; Other Eukaryotes - 6 (source: NCBI BLink).) produces MDDHGGSDLSLEDLMDEYSSRPAQIAEWLWCIEYVAKFVKDLSCLLDLMNIGYQYSDDYGKRINEVLSLRVLEFMFDPSMSDANGVGVASALEEKVEFDLSLSNADVLRGILKEIPVAELRVGMPELSKFNVLPFIAHKNLCLPQCALEKLRDVSLMENQTSATPFMETNDPVFRDDRSVHMDLCEEEPVDEQQLHIGNAKEPTDEQHVHIGNEKESIDEQQVHIGLELNRNEKDKVIAIDDEDEPMHTNEKGEVVVINDDTESDQGTTSDGTFSPRHNGNTTDETTFSPSSRRSPEDAHVKCTKDGTWLISGSDDESDKDPPSIKKNPNTYLNLLPSSSRTRPENVCWKCEKEGTLLICSRSECAAKVHKECLNCPVNVDEYGNFLCPLCWYDRLAMEYHESQKLISCAKRRLVKCFPVLSIRSKRLK; encoded by the exons ATGGATGACCATGGTGGTTCTGATTTGAGCCTCGAGGATCTCATGGATGAGTATTCTTCTCGACCCGCACAAATAGCTGAATGGTTATGGTGTATTGAATATGTAGCCAAATTTGTCAAGGATCTAAGCTGCTTACTCG ATTTGATGAACATTGGTTATCAGTACTCTGATGACTATGGGAAGAGGATTAATGAAGTCCTGTCTCTTAGAGTCTTGGAGTTCATGTTTGATCCAAGCATGAGCGATGCTAACGGTGTTGGTGTTGCTTCTGCTTTAGAGGAAAAAGTGgagtttgatttatctttGAGTAACGCTGATGTTCTCAGAGGAATTCTGAAAGAG ATTCCAGTAGCAGAACTACGAGTGGGCATGCCAGAGCTATCAAAGTTCAATGTTCTACCATTTATTGCTCACAAGAACTTGTGTTTGCCACAATGTGCACTAGAGAAG CTGAGAGATGTGAGTTTAATGGAGAATCAGACTAGTGCAACTCCTTTCATGGAAACAAATGACCCTGTTTTTAGAGATGATAGATCAGTGCACATGGATTTATGCGAGGAGGAGCCGGTAGATGAACAGCAATTACATATTGGTAACGCGAAGGAACCCACTGATGAGCAACATGTGCATATTGGTAACGAGAAGGAATCCATTGATGAGCAACAAGTGCATATTGGTTTGGAACTAAACAGAAACGAGAAGGATAAAGTAATTGCCATCGACGATGAAGATGAGCCAATGCACACCAATGAAAAAGGTGAAGTAGTTGTGATTAATGACGATACTGAGAGTGATCAAGGCACAACCAGTGATGGGACCTTTTCTCCAAGGCACAACGGTAATACTACCGATGAGACCACCTTTTCTCCAAGCTCTAGAAGATCTCCAGAGGATGCACATGTAAAATGTACAAAAGATGGAACCTGGTTAATCAGTGGGAGCGATGATGAGTCAGATAAAGATCCACCCTCGATcaagaaaaatccaaacacTTACTTGAACCTTCTTCCTTCGAGCTCCCGAACAAGACCGGAGAATGTATGCTGGAAGTGTGAGAAAGAAGGAACGTTATTGATTTGTAGCAGAAGCGAGTGTGCAGCAAAAGTTCACAAGGAGTGTTTGAATTGTCCGGTTAACGTTGATGAATACGGGAACTTTCTCTGCCCTCTGTGCTGGTATGACCGACTCGCAATGGAGTATCATGAATCTCAGAAGTTGATTAGCTGCGCAAAGAGAAGATTGGTGAAGTGTTTCCCGGTGCTTTCCATAAGAAGCAAGAGACTCAAGTGA
- the KNATM gene encoding KNOX meinox protein (KNOX Arabidopsis thaliana meinox (KNATM); CONTAINS InterPro DOMAIN/s: KNOX1 (InterPro:IPR005540); Has 38 Blast hits to 38 proteins in 13 species: Archae - 0; Bacteria - 0; Metazoa - 0; Fungi - 0; Plants - 38; Viruses - 0; Other Eukaryotes - 0 (source: NCBI BLink).): MDVKKDENSILENMKQEINHSLKEEAQEEEEILKKRISSHPLYGLLLHSHLNCLKVCSGDFDSPEIMNTADDLALSKLSLHPDSSSEATSSELDQFMVLFFFSPCQNIFTQQKTTFHVLLFFPLQINLTFKYSKFILPRKKQ; the protein is encoded by the exons ATGGATgtgaagaaagatgagaacAGTATCTTagaaaacatgaaacaagAGATTAATCATAGTCTAAAAGAAGaagcacaagaagaagaagagattctaaagaagagaatctcaAGCCACCCTTTGTATgggcttcttcttcactcacATCTCAATTGTTTAAAG GTGTGTTCCGGCGACTTTGACTCACCGGAGATCATGAACACGGCTGATGATCTTGCCCTATCCAAACTCTCTCTCCACCCTGACTCTTCCTCCGAAGCTACCTCTTCAGAACTTGATCAATTcatggttcttttttttttttctccctgccaaaacatatttacacaacaaaaaacaacttttcacgttcttttattttttcctttgcaAATTAATTTGACTTTCAAGTATTCTAAGTTTATTTtgccaagaaaaaaacagtag
- a CDS encoding MAC/Perforin domain-containing protein (MAC/Perforin domain-containing protein; CONTAINS InterPro DOMAIN/s: Membrane attack complex component/perforin (MACPF) domain (InterPro:IPR020864); BEST Arabidopsis thaliana protein match is: MAC/Perforin domain-containing protein (TAIR:AT4G24290.2); Has 221 Blast hits to 220 proteins in 25 species: Archae - 0; Bacteria - 0; Metazoa - 19; Fungi - 0; Plants - 202; Viruses - 0; Other Eukaryotes - 0 (source: NCBI BLink).) has product MSRDGGDVIETAVKSLGKGFDLTADFRLKYCKDGDGSAGDDRLVVLDQTQNRELHIPGFGVFQNVSADINCDKGERTRFRSDILDFNKMSEYFNQRSSVTGKIPSGNFNATFGFQSGSWATDAANVKSLGLDASVVTLFNLHIHNPNRLRLTDRVRNAVPSSWDPQLLARFIERYGTHVITGVSVGGQDVVVVRQDKSSDLDNDLLRHHLYDLGDQLFTGSCLLSTRRLNKAYHHSHSQPKFPEAFNVFDDKQTVAFNNFSINSQNGITVICAKRGGDGRAKSHSEWLITVPDKPDAINFNFIPITSLLKDVPGSGLLSHAMSLYLRYKPPLMDLQYFLDFSGPRAWAPVHNDLPFGAAPNMASAYPALHINFMGPKLYVNTTPVTSEKNPVTGMRFFLEGKKCNRLAIHLQHLDNTRTTVGEKITDEHIWRGSDQITDNDRYFEPLNGKKFSHVCTVPVKYDPNWIKTTSNHKSQNDVAFIVTGAQLEVKKHGSKSVLHLRLRYTKVSDHYVVQNSWVHGPIGTSQKSGIFSSMSMPLTSGSVHHNMIQKDKNEVVLDSGVFPGGPPVPANNKIVKFVDLSQLCRGPQHSPGHWLVTGVRLYLDKGKLCLHVKFALLHRQRLLVSS; this is encoded by the exons ATGAGCAGAGACGGCGGAGATGTAATTGAGACGGCGGTTAAGAGTCTTGGCAAAGGTTTCGATTTGACGGCGGATTTCCGGTTGAAATACTGTAAAGACGGCGACGGCTCCGCCGGAGATGACAGATTGGTTGTGCTTGACCAAactcaaaacagagaattgCATATTCCTGGTTTCGGTGTTTTTCAAAATGTCTCCGCCGATATAAACTGCGACAAAGGAGAACGAACTCGATTCCGTTCCGACATTCTTGACTTCAACAAG ATGTCGGAGTATTTTAACCAGAGGTCGTCGGTGACCGGAAAAATACCGTCGGGAAATTTCAACGCGACGTTCGGGTTTCAAAGCGGGTCATGGGCGACAGACGCCGCAAACGTTAAATCTTTAGGTCTTGACGCTTCTGTTGTAACGCTATTTAATCTCCACATACACAATCCTAATCGTTTGCGGCTCACTGACCGCGTCCGAAACGCAGTTCCTTCATCTTGGGACCCACAATTATTGGCTAG GTTTATAGAGAGGTATGGAACACACGTAATAACAGGAGTGAGCGTAGGAGGACAAGACGTGGTAGTTGTGAGGCAAGACAAGTCATCTGATCTCGACAACGACCTCCTCCGTCACCATCTCTATGATCTTGGCGACCAATTGTTTACCGGCTCTTGCCTTCTCTCTACACGCCGGCTCAATAAGGCCTATCACCACTCACACTCTCAACCCAAG TTTCCGGAGGCTTTCAACGTCTTTGATGACAAACAAACGGTTGCTTTCAACAATTTTTCGATAAATTCTCAAAAT GGAATAACGGTTATATGCGCCAAAAGAGGAGGCGACGGAAGAGCAAAGAGCCATAGCGAATGGCTAATAACAGTCCCGGACAAGCCTGACGCGATCAATTTCAACTTTATTCCGATCACATCACTCCTTAAAGACGTCCCTGGCTCTGGTCTTCTCTCTCACGCCATGTCTCTCTACCTAAGAT ACAAGCCGCCGTTAATGGACCTACAATACTTCTTGGACTTCTCTGGGCCAAGAGCATGGGCTCCGGTCCATAACGACCTTCCATTTGGCGCGGCACCAAATATGGCTTCGGCCTATCCAGCTCTTCACATCAACTTCATGGGTCCCAAACTATACGTTAATACCACTCCC GTGACTAGCGAGAAGAATCCAGTAACCGGAATGCGATTTTTCCTTGAAGGCAAGAAATGCAATAGGCTGGCTATACACCTACAACACCTAGACAACACAAGAACTACGGTTGGGGAAAAGATCACTGACGAACATATATGGAGAGGCTCCGATCAAATCACCGACAATGATCGCTACTTCGAACCTTTAAACGGTAAGAAATTCTCACACGTGTGTACGGTTCCAGTGAAGTACGACCCAAACTGGATCAAAACAACAAGCAATCACAAGTCCCAAAACGACGTAGCTTTCATCGTCACCGGAGCACAACTCGAAGTGAAAAAACACGGCTCAAAATCCGTTCTCCATCTCCGACTCCGTTACACTAAAGTCTCTGATCATTACGTCGTTCAGAATAGTTGGGTTCATGGACCAATTGGGACTTCTCAGAAATCGGGAATCTTCTCTTCCATGAGCATGCCGTTGACTAGTGGGAGTGTTCATCATAATATGAtccaaaaagacaaaaacgaGGTCGTTTTGGATTCAGGTGTCTTCCCTGGTGGACCTCCTGTGCCGGCGAATAACAAGATAGTGAAATTCGTCGATCTTTCGCAGTTATGTCGAGGACCTCAACATAGTCCTGGTCATTGGTTAGTCACTGGAGTGAGGCTTTACTTGGACAAGGGCAAACTTTGCTTACACGTCAAGTTTGCTCTGCTACATCGCCAACGtcttcttgtctcttcttga
- the KNATM gene encoding KNOX meinox protein (KNOX Arabidopsis thaliana meinox (KNATM); CONTAINS InterPro DOMAIN/s: KNOX1 (InterPro:IPR005540); Has 13 Blast hits to 13 proteins in 6 species: Archae - 0; Bacteria - 0; Metazoa - 0; Fungi - 0; Plants - 13; Viruses - 0; Other Eukaryotes - 0 (source: NCBI BLink).) encodes MDVKKDENSILENMKQEINHSLKEEAQEEEEILKKRISSHPLYGLLLHSHLNCLKEAYCSTLRELKEAMEKPLTETHRFVDAVYTQLNDIVMSSPP; translated from the exons ATGGATgtgaagaaagatgagaacAGTATCTTagaaaacatgaaacaagAGATTAATCATAGTCTAAAAGAAGaagcacaagaagaagaagagattctaaagaagagaatctcaAGCCACCCTTTGTATgggcttcttcttcactcacATCTCAATTGTTTAAAG GAAGCGTATTGCTCGACTCTACGGGAGCTCAAGGAAGCAATGGAGAAGCCTCTTACCGAAACGCATCGTTTTGTGGATGCGGTGTACACTCAGCTAAACGACATCGTTATGTCATCACCCCCTTAA
- the KNATM gene encoding KNOX meinox protein (KNOX Arabidopsis thaliana meinox (KNATM); CONTAINS InterPro DOMAIN/s: KNOX1 (InterPro:IPR005540), KNOX2 (InterPro:IPR005541); BEST Arabidopsis thaliana protein match is: KNOTTED-like from Arabidopsis thaliana (TAIR:AT4G08150.1); Has 1449 Blast hits to 1449 proteins in 129 species: Archae - 0; Bacteria - 0; Metazoa - 0; Fungi - 0; Plants - 1449; Viruses - 0; Other Eukaryotes - 0 (source: NCBI BLink).), translating into MDVKKDENSILENMKQEINHSLKEEAQEEEEILKKRISSHPLYGLLLHSHLNCLKVCSGDFDSPEIMNTADDLALSKLSLHPDSSSEATSSELDQFMEAYCSTLRELKEAMEKPLTETHRFVDAVYTQLNDIVMSSPP; encoded by the exons ATGGATgtgaagaaagatgagaacAGTATCTTagaaaacatgaaacaagAGATTAATCATAGTCTAAAAGAAGaagcacaagaagaagaagagattctaaagaagagaatctcaAGCCACCCTTTGTATgggcttcttcttcactcacATCTCAATTGTTTAAAG GTGTGTTCCGGCGACTTTGACTCACCGGAGATCATGAACACGGCTGATGATCTTGCCCTATCCAAACTCTCTCTCCACCCTGACTCTTCCTCCGAAGCTACCTCTTCAGAACTTGATCAATTcatg GAAGCGTATTGCTCGACTCTACGGGAGCTCAAGGAAGCAATGGAGAAGCCTCTTACCGAAACGCATCGTTTTGTGGATGCGGTGTACACTCAGCTAAACGACATCGTTATGTCATCACCCCCTTAA